From one Erythrobacter sp. HKB08 genomic stretch:
- the dxs gene encoding 1-deoxy-D-xylulose-5-phosphate synthase — translation MSQPPKTPLLDTVEYPADLRKLDKSQLRQFADELRAEMIDAVSTSGGHLGSGLGVVELTTAIHYVFNTPDDKLIWDVGHQCYPHKIITGRRDRIRTLRQGGGLSGFTKRAESEYDPFGAAHSSTSISAALGFAIANKLNDQPGRGIAVIGDGAMSAGMAYEAMNNAEQAGNRLIVILNDNDMSIAPPVGGLSAYLARTVSSSEYLGLRNLASKVTSKLSRRVHKAVGKAEEYTRGMAMGGTLFEELGFYYVGPIDGHNLDHLIPVLENVRDSEQGPVLIHVVTVKGKGYEPAEQSADKYHGVAKFDVITGEQKKSKGGPPNYQNVFGDTLAKLAETDKRICAITAAMPSGTGVDRFAKAHPERSFDVGIAEQHGVTFAAGLAAQGMRPFAAIYSTFLQRAYDQVVHDVAIQNLPVRFAIDRAGLVGADGCTHAGAFDITYLATLPNMVVMAAADEAELAHMTYTAAEYDDGPIAFRYPRGAGTGVEIPEKLEKLEIGKGRIVREGSKVAILSLGARLEEAKKAADQLEAKGLSTTVADMRFAKPLDTALIEKLMRSHEVVVTVEEGAIGGLGAHVLTFASDEGLTDAGLKIRTMRLPDIFQDQDSPEKQYDEAGLNAPQIVDTVLKALRHNSTGVEEARA, via the coding sequence ATGTCCCAGCCCCCCAAGACTCCTCTTCTTGATACCGTCGAATATCCGGCGGATCTCCGCAAGCTGGATAAGAGCCAGCTTCGCCAGTTCGCCGACGAGCTTCGCGCCGAAATGATCGATGCGGTCAGCACGTCCGGCGGCCACCTCGGATCCGGCCTCGGCGTGGTCGAGCTGACCACTGCGATCCACTATGTGTTCAACACGCCCGACGACAAGCTGATCTGGGACGTGGGCCACCAGTGCTACCCGCACAAGATCATCACCGGGCGGCGCGACCGCATCCGTACGTTGCGCCAGGGCGGCGGCCTGTCCGGCTTCACCAAGCGCGCGGAAAGCGAATACGACCCGTTCGGCGCGGCGCATTCCTCGACCTCGATTTCGGCGGCGCTCGGCTTTGCCATCGCCAACAAGCTCAACGACCAGCCGGGCCGCGGCATTGCGGTGATCGGCGACGGCGCGATGAGCGCCGGCATGGCCTATGAGGCGATGAACAACGCCGAACAGGCGGGCAATCGCCTGATCGTCATCCTCAACGACAACGACATGTCGATCGCCCCGCCGGTCGGCGGCCTGTCGGCCTATCTCGCGCGCACCGTGTCATCGAGCGAATATCTCGGCCTGCGCAACCTCGCCTCGAAGGTCACCTCCAAGCTTTCGCGCCGCGTGCACAAGGCAGTCGGCAAGGCGGAGGAATATACCCGCGGCATGGCGATGGGCGGCACGCTGTTCGAGGAGCTCGGCTTCTACTACGTCGGCCCGATCGACGGGCACAATCTCGACCACCTGATCCCGGTGCTCGAGAACGTCCGCGACAGCGAGCAGGGTCCGGTCCTGATCCATGTCGTGACCGTCAAGGGCAAGGGCTACGAGCCCGCCGAACAGAGCGCCGACAAGTATCACGGCGTTGCCAAGTTCGACGTCATCACTGGCGAGCAGAAGAAGTCCAAGGGCGGCCCGCCGAACTACCAGAACGTGTTCGGCGACACGCTCGCCAAGCTGGCCGAAACCGACAAGCGCATCTGCGCCATCACCGCCGCCATGCCAAGCGGTACGGGCGTCGACCGCTTCGCCAAGGCGCATCCCGAACGCAGCTTCGACGTCGGCATTGCCGAACAGCATGGCGTCACCTTCGCCGCCGGTCTTGCCGCGCAGGGCATGCGCCCCTTCGCGGCGATCTATTCGACCTTCCTCCAGCGCGCCTACGACCAGGTAGTGCACGATGTCGCGATCCAGAACCTGCCCGTTCGCTTCGCGATCGACCGCGCAGGCCTCGTCGGGGCAGACGGCTGCACCCACGCCGGCGCGTTCGACATCACCTATCTCGCGACGCTGCCCAACATGGTCGTGATGGCCGCCGCCGACGAGGCGGAACTGGCGCACATGACCTACACCGCCGCCGAATATGACGACGGGCCCATCGCCTTCCGCTATCCGCGCGGCGCGGGCACTGGGGTCGAAATCCCGGAGAAGCTCGAGAAGCTCGAGATCGGCAAGGGCCGCATCGTGCGCGAAGGGAGCAAGGTCGCGATCCTCTCGCTCGGCGCGCGGCTGGAAGAGGCCAAGAAGGCCGCCGACCAGCTCGAAGCGAAGGGCCTCTCGACCACGGTTGCCGACATGCGCTTCGCCAAGCCGCTCGACACCGCGTTGATCGAGAAGCTCATGCGCAGCCACGAAGTCGTCGTGACGGTCGAGGAAGGCGCCATCGGCGGCCTCGGCGCCCATGTGCTGACTTTCGCGAGCGACGAGGGCCTGACCGATGCCGGTCTCAAGATCCGCACCATGCGCCTGCCCGACATCTTCCAGGACCAGGATTCGCCGGAAAAGCAGTATGACGAGGCCGGGCTGAACGCCCCGCAGATCGTCGACACGGTGCTGAAGGCGCTGCGCCACAACAGCACCGGCGTGGAAGAAGCGCGGGCCTAA
- a CDS encoding amidohydrolase family protein: MIRKTLLGAAAALAFAAPAAAQDFAIINATVATGDGSEPIENATVLVRGGKVVAAGTGVTVPAGVETIDGSGRWVTPGIVASATTLGLWDVGAVSQSNDQAAGDSDFGAALDVVPALNPASQHVAVSRASGVTRATVYSRPSESIFGGQGAVVDLGADANMVSKPRAFQMVALGEYGARIAGGSRTASFVELAAALRDAREVAAGQRDAEDSRLNRQDAEALVDVLSGKQALYVVVDRASDIRQVLGLTATYPRLDLVLVGAAEGWLVANEIAAAGVPVITDPLDDLPVSFEQLAATQSNVGRMVDAGVKVAIGTLDGGTGSQPRNAAQFAGNLVALQNVPRASGLTWGEAFAAITSVPAQIAGFDGSFGTLSPGATGDVVMWDGDPLEVTSAPVRVFIDGIEQPLVNHQTRLRDRYRDLDESDLPKAYDW, encoded by the coding sequence ATGATCCGCAAGACGCTTCTCGGCGCGGCAGCCGCGCTCGCCTTCGCCGCGCCTGCCGCCGCGCAGGACTTCGCCATCATCAATGCGACCGTTGCCACCGGCGACGGCAGCGAGCCGATCGAGAACGCAACGGTGCTCGTCCGCGGCGGCAAGGTCGTCGCTGCCGGCACCGGCGTCACCGTCCCGGCCGGGGTCGAGACGATCGACGGTTCGGGCCGCTGGGTCACGCCGGGCATCGTCGCTTCTGCCACCACCCTCGGCCTGTGGGACGTCGGCGCGGTGAGCCAGAGCAACGACCAGGCGGCCGGCGATTCCGATTTCGGCGCCGCGCTCGACGTCGTTCCGGCTCTCAACCCGGCCTCGCAGCATGTCGCCGTCAGCCGCGCGAGCGGCGTGACGCGGGCAACCGTCTATTCCCGCCCGTCGGAGTCGATCTTCGGCGGACAGGGCGCGGTGGTCGACCTCGGCGCGGATGCGAACATGGTCAGCAAGCCGCGCGCCTTCCAGATGGTCGCACTCGGCGAATATGGTGCCCGCATTGCAGGCGGCAGCCGCACGGCGAGCTTCGTCGAACTGGCCGCTGCCCTGCGCGATGCCCGCGAAGTCGCTGCCGGACAGCGCGATGCGGAAGATTCGCGCCTCAACCGGCAGGATGCAGAAGCGCTGGTCGATGTCCTTTCGGGCAAGCAGGCGCTCTACGTCGTGGTCGACCGCGCATCCGACATTCGCCAGGTGCTCGGCCTCACTGCGACCTATCCCAGGCTCGACCTCGTGCTTGTGGGCGCAGCGGAAGGCTGGCTCGTCGCGAACGAAATCGCAGCAGCGGGCGTGCCGGTGATCACCGATCCGCTCGACGACCTGCCGGTCAGCTTCGAACAGCTTGCCGCGACGCAGAGCAATGTCGGACGAATGGTCGATGCAGGCGTGAAGGTCGCGATCGGCACGCTCGACGGCGGAACCGGCAGCCAGCCGCGCAATGCGGCGCAGTTCGCGGGCAACCTCGTCGCGCTGCAGAACGTACCGCGCGCAAGCGGGCTGACCTGGGGCGAGGCTTTCGCCGCGATCACCTCGGTCCCGGCCCAGATCGCCGGTTTCGATGGCTCGTTCGGTACGCTTTCGCCCGGCGCGACCGGCGATGTCGTGATGTGGGACGGCGATCCGCTCGAGGTGACCTCTGCCCCGGTTCGCGTGTTCATCGACGGCATCGAGCAGCCGCTGGTCAACCACCAGACGCGCCTGCGCGACCGTTACCGCGATCTCGACGAGAGCGACCTGCCCAAGGCCTACGACTGGTGA
- a CDS encoding FKBP-type peptidyl-prolyl cis-trans isomerase, translated as MSRLPAKRALLAAAAAFAASAPLAAQDAPVDRSQDLAWHNAQQAALAERAASDEWYGLEDGLLWRRIAGDGTGPSPTVADTVTVHYAGTFVDGSGFDSSYERGAPATFPLGRLIKAWQMAIPEMSVGDTIEIAVPASLGYGTQGKGPIPGGATLIFKVELIGIEGS; from the coding sequence GTGAGCCGCCTTCCCGCGAAGCGCGCGCTGCTGGCAGCCGCAGCGGCATTTGCCGCGAGCGCGCCGCTGGCAGCGCAGGACGCGCCGGTCGACCGCTCGCAGGATCTCGCCTGGCACAATGCGCAGCAGGCCGCACTGGCAGAGCGCGCGGCGAGCGACGAATGGTACGGCCTCGAAGACGGCCTTCTGTGGCGGCGCATTGCCGGCGACGGCACCGGGCCCAGCCCGACGGTCGCCGACACGGTCACGGTGCATTACGCCGGGACCTTCGTCGACGGATCGGGCTTCGACAGCTCCTACGAGCGCGGCGCGCCGGCGACCTTCCCACTCGGGCGACTCATCAAGGCTTGGCAGATGGCGATCCCGGAGATGTCGGTCGGCGACACGATCGAAATCGCGGTGCCCGCCAGCCTCGGCTACGGGACGCAGGGCAAGGGCCCGATCCCGGGCGGCGCGACGCTGATCTTCAAGGTCGAACTGATCGGTATCGAGGGCAGCTGA
- a CDS encoding NnrU family protein yields the protein MSDALISLIAASIAFVGSHFAMSHPLRAGMVRVLGEGGFMGVYSLVSAACMAWMYFAFKAVGAGAPPLWPGFDDVSWAIASLLTLVAMILFAGSLVGNPALPAPGAEKAARAEPAGVFKVTRHPMMWGFGLWAISHIVAAPTARTLVVAGAILVLALVGARLQDRKKEALMGEAWQEWESRTSYWPRWASLPTVGIFPLVGGIALWLGISWAHIPLGGWEAGIWRWL from the coding sequence ATGTCGGACGCACTCATTTCGCTCATTGCCGCGAGCATCGCTTTCGTCGGTTCGCATTTCGCCATGTCGCATCCCTTGCGCGCAGGGATGGTCCGCGTGCTCGGCGAAGGCGGCTTCATGGGCGTCTATTCGCTCGTCAGCGCGGCCTGCATGGCGTGGATGTATTTCGCCTTCAAAGCCGTCGGAGCAGGCGCTCCGCCGCTCTGGCCGGGCTTCGACGATGTCAGCTGGGCAATCGCGAGCCTCCTGACGCTCGTCGCGATGATCCTCTTCGCCGGCTCGCTCGTCGGCAATCCCGCCCTGCCCGCACCGGGCGCGGAGAAAGCGGCGCGCGCCGAACCGGCGGGCGTCTTCAAGGTAACGCGTCATCCGATGATGTGGGGCTTCGGCCTGTGGGCGATCAGCCACATCGTCGCAGCGCCGACCGCCCGCACCCTCGTCGTCGCGGGTGCGATCCTGGTCCTCGCGCTGGTCGGCGCGCGGCTGCAGGACCGCAAGAAGGAAGCGCTGATGGGCGAGGCCTGGCAGGAATGGGAGAGCCGGACGAGCTACTGGCCGCGCTGGGCGAGCCTGCCCACGGTCGGCATCTTCCCGCTGGTCGGCGGCATCGCGCTGTGGCTCGGGATCAGCTGGGCGCATATCCCGCTCGGCGGCTGGGAAGCGGGCATCTGGCGCTGGCTCTAG
- a CDS encoding crotonase/enoyl-CoA hydratase family protein: MSLLTIEKSGHVTTLTLNRPESMNPLGAAGDGDAFVEACDAINSDMDVRCVILTGAGRAFSAGGDIKAMKERTGNFGGTAPAIADGYRNNIHRILRALYGLRVPLIAAVNGPAIGLGCDLACLADMRIASGRAKFGVTFLKLGIIPGDGGTWILPRIIGEARASELFYTGDVIDPATALDWGLVSRVVEPEALMDEANALAAKVAKMPPHALRQAKNLLRQGRHTSYDTALEMAANAQALMHVTDDHMEGVDALLEKRAPVFKGE; the protein is encoded by the coding sequence ATGTCGCTTCTCACGATCGAAAAATCCGGCCACGTCACCACGCTGACGCTCAATCGTCCCGAGAGCATGAACCCGCTCGGTGCAGCCGGAGACGGCGATGCCTTTGTCGAGGCATGCGACGCAATCAATTCAGACATGGACGTGCGCTGCGTGATCCTGACCGGTGCGGGTCGCGCCTTCTCTGCGGGCGGCGACATCAAGGCGATGAAGGAGAGGACCGGCAATTTCGGCGGCACGGCTCCTGCCATCGCCGACGGATACCGCAACAACATCCACCGCATCCTGCGGGCGCTCTACGGCCTGCGCGTACCGCTGATTGCGGCGGTCAACGGGCCTGCGATCGGTCTTGGCTGCGACCTCGCCTGCCTTGCCGACATGCGTATCGCGAGCGGACGCGCGAAGTTCGGCGTTACCTTCCTAAAGCTCGGCATCATTCCGGGCGATGGCGGCACCTGGATCCTGCCGCGCATCATCGGCGAGGCGCGCGCTTCGGAGTTGTTCTACACTGGGGACGTGATCGACCCGGCAACGGCGCTCGACTGGGGCCTCGTCAGCCGGGTGGTCGAACCCGAAGCGCTGATGGACGAGGCTAATGCCCTCGCGGCGAAGGTTGCGAAGATGCCGCCCCACGCACTGCGCCAGGCGAAGAACCTGCTGCGCCAGGGCCGGCACACGAGCTACGACACCGCGCTCGAGATGGCAGCCAATGCCCAGGCGCTGATGCATGTGACGGACGACCACATGGAAGGCGTCGACGCGCTGCTCGAAAAACGCGCGCCGGTCTTCAAGGGCGAGTAG